One Turneriella parva DSM 21527 genomic region harbors:
- a CDS encoding heme lyase CcmF/NrfE family subunit, translating into MHLFASIVFNLLIATSAYSAIMAALHIRRPQRGALLASARSALELHLIAVSICVVILLYMLVTADFSIVYVAEHVNLQLPVFYRLTSLWAGQAGSMLWWNFLVVLFSYLAILHIRKAEPALEAWMIVILMSLSLFFTAIGCFAPSSDPFRVFQEGEKLFAHAEGRGLNPLLQHWAMIIHPPILYLGYVSFAVPFAIAMAALLNSQSASPVAWIKHVRRWTLFSWFFLGVGILLGGKWAYEELGWGGYWAWDPVENASLMPWLTATAFLHSIIVQERRGMLKVWNMVLVSISFIMTVVGTALTRSGVVQSVHAFAQSNLGWFFLGFIVVTMFFCTYAIIRGYESLKSAQPIESLMSREVGFLFNNVLLLASLFIIFFGTMYPTMSEAISGRRESVTAEWFNRFMAPMGILILFLTGLGPLLAWRSTSWHSLLKNLRLPVLAAVLAAGVSFLIVGGTATEWNGSKVMAIITFATAAFVVAGVLEEWLRAALSRRTYSGENLPLAIILVLFQNKRRFLGYMVHISLAILFSGFAGLAFGTEGRLMLSPGEAQHFAGYTIHVENYEEKGQPEGARIPLYGTRMVTVAVYRDNTLVGRDTTEIRTYPMYNFREGRYSDTQNTSEPAIISKFNADVYLQLGGDEKGKLVIQVWLNPLVRWVWGGFAFFGLMGLLLLLPVGEKKFIGFGSLKFSLIPRSRTAP; encoded by the coding sequence ATGCACCTGTTTGCCTCAATCGTCTTTAACCTGCTAATAGCCACGTCGGCATATTCGGCCATTATGGCCGCTTTGCACATTCGCAGACCCCAGCGCGGTGCGCTGCTCGCATCGGCGCGTTCTGCGCTCGAGCTGCACCTGATCGCGGTCTCTATCTGCGTGGTGATACTGCTCTATATGCTCGTCACCGCAGACTTCTCGATCGTCTACGTCGCCGAGCACGTGAACCTGCAGCTACCGGTTTTTTACCGGCTGACCTCGCTCTGGGCGGGCCAGGCAGGCTCAATGCTCTGGTGGAACTTTCTCGTCGTGCTCTTTTCATACCTGGCGATACTCCATATACGCAAAGCAGAGCCGGCCCTCGAAGCCTGGATGATTGTCATTCTCATGTCACTTTCGCTGTTCTTTACCGCGATCGGCTGTTTTGCACCGTCATCTGACCCGTTCAGGGTATTTCAAGAAGGTGAGAAACTCTTTGCCCATGCCGAGGGCCGTGGGCTCAATCCGCTGCTGCAGCATTGGGCGATGATCATACATCCGCCTATTCTTTATCTGGGTTATGTTTCGTTCGCAGTACCTTTCGCCATTGCGATGGCAGCGCTGCTGAATTCGCAGTCGGCTTCACCGGTAGCGTGGATTAAGCACGTGCGCCGCTGGACTCTGTTCAGCTGGTTCTTTCTCGGCGTCGGCATTCTGCTCGGCGGCAAATGGGCCTATGAAGAGCTTGGCTGGGGCGGCTACTGGGCCTGGGATCCGGTTGAAAATGCATCGCTCATGCCCTGGCTGACAGCCACGGCATTCTTACACTCGATCATCGTGCAAGAACGGCGCGGCATGCTCAAAGTCTGGAACATGGTGCTCGTCTCGATTTCGTTTATCATGACAGTCGTCGGCACCGCTCTGACGCGGTCAGGTGTCGTACAATCGGTACATGCATTCGCGCAGTCGAATCTCGGCTGGTTCTTTTTGGGGTTCATCGTCGTGACGATGTTTTTTTGCACTTATGCAATTATTCGCGGTTATGAATCGCTCAAGTCGGCGCAACCGATCGAATCGCTGATGAGCCGTGAAGTCGGCTTTCTGTTCAACAACGTTTTGCTTTTGGCGTCGCTCTTTATCATCTTTTTCGGCACCATGTACCCGACGATGAGCGAAGCGATTTCAGGCAGACGTGAATCGGTCACGGCAGAATGGTTTAACAGATTTATGGCGCCGATGGGCATTCTTATTCTGTTTCTCACGGGGCTTGGGCCGCTGCTCGCATGGCGGTCAACAAGCTGGCATTCGCTGCTGAAAAACCTGCGACTGCCTGTGCTCGCTGCGGTGCTCGCTGCGGGTGTTTCGTTTTTAATCGTGGGGGGCACCGCCACCGAATGGAACGGATCAAAAGTAATGGCGATCATCACGTTTGCGACCGCGGCTTTTGTAGTGGCAGGTGTGCTCGAAGAATGGCTGCGCGCTGCGCTCAGCCGGCGCACCTATAGCGGCGAAAATCTGCCGCTCGCAATTATACTTGTACTTTTTCAGAACAAGCGGCGCTTTTTGGGCTACATGGTGCATATCTCGCTCGCCATATTGTTCTCAGGCTTTGCCGGGCTCGCGTTCGGCACCGAGGGCAGACTGATGCTCTCGCCGGGTGAAGCGCAGCATTTTGCCGGCTATACAATACACGTCGAAAATTACGAAGAGAAAGGCCAGCCCGAAGGTGCACGCATTCCCCTATACGGTACCCGCATGGTGACCGTTGCGGTCTACCGCGATAATACTCTTGTGGGACGCGACACCACCGAAATTCGCACCTACCCGATGTATAATTTCAGAGAGGGGCGCTACTCAGACACGCAGAACACTTCTGAACCCGCGATCATTTCAAAGTTCAACGCCGACGTCTACCTGCAGCTGGGCGGCGACGAAAAGGGTAAGCTCGTTATTCAGGTATGGCTAAACCCACTCGTACGGTGGGTCTGGGGTGGTTTCGCTTTTTTTGGTCTCATGGGCCTGCTGCTGCTGCTGCCGGTCGGTGAGAAAAAGTTTATCGGCTTCGGCAGCCTCAAATTTTCTCTTATACCGAGGTCGCGAACCGCGCCTTAG
- a CDS encoding DoxX family protein: MTDLIQTIVATDAGWSGLVLRVALAVMILPHGAQKLLGWFGGYGFKGTMGYFTGTAGLPAIVAFLVIVGEFFGGLMLLSGAGTRIGALSVGLIMLGAMLMVHRQNGFFMNWYGAQKGEGVEFFILAIGISAALVISGGGNLSVDSLIKL, translated from the coding sequence ATGACAGATTTAATTCAAACAATCGTGGCGACAGACGCAGGCTGGTCGGGCCTGGTACTGCGCGTAGCGCTCGCCGTGATGATTCTGCCCCACGGTGCACAGAAGCTTCTGGGCTGGTTTGGTGGCTATGGGTTCAAAGGTACAATGGGCTATTTCACCGGAACCGCCGGCTTACCGGCAATCGTGGCGTTTCTGGTGATCGTCGGTGAGTTTTTTGGCGGCCTGATGCTGCTTTCGGGGGCAGGCACCCGCATCGGCGCACTCTCGGTAGGTCTCATTATGCTCGGCGCAATGTTGATGGTACACCGCCAGAACGGTTTTTTCATGAACTGGTATGGCGCGCAAAAAGGCGAGGGCGTTGAGTTCTTCATTCTCGCGATCGGCATCTCTGCAGCGCTCGTGATCAGTGGCGGCGGAAACCTTTCAGTCGATTCGCTGATTAAACTCTGA
- a CDS encoding aldo/keto reductase: protein MIYRRLGTTDLDVSAICLGTMTWGFQNTEADAHEQMDYALAQGVNFFDTAEMYAVPPSADTYGKTETIIGTWFAARKNRDKVILATKIAGNGLKWIHDGSDINRASITASVEGSLKRLQTDYIDLYQLHWPNRGSYHFGQQWTYKIKKSTLGHGEPGVGGATEGRAPTNAHEINNFVEVLTTLKELIAAGKIRYVGLSNETAWGTMKYLHAAETNNLPRMQSIQNEYSLLYRLHEPDLMEISIREKVGLLAWSPLASGMLTGKYAGGARPTGSRWTLSSRFNQRDTPQAHAAVDRYLAVAKKYNIDVAQMAIAFVLSRPFVTAAIIGATSREQLKTNIAAVDLELSKEVLNEIAAVRRDFPMPF, encoded by the coding sequence ATGATCTACCGTCGCCTCGGCACCACCGATCTCGACGTGAGCGCCATTTGCCTCGGTACGATGACATGGGGATTTCAAAATACCGAAGCCGACGCGCATGAACAGATGGATTACGCCCTTGCGCAAGGCGTGAATTTTTTCGACACCGCAGAGATGTACGCGGTACCCCCTTCTGCCGACACATACGGCAAGACCGAAACCATCATTGGCACCTGGTTCGCGGCCCGCAAGAACCGTGACAAGGTTATTCTCGCAACGAAGATCGCCGGCAACGGCCTCAAGTGGATTCATGACGGCAGCGACATCAACCGCGCGAGCATCACCGCATCGGTCGAAGGGTCGCTCAAACGTTTGCAGACCGACTACATCGATCTTTACCAGCTGCACTGGCCAAACCGCGGTTCATACCATTTCGGCCAGCAGTGGACATATAAGATTAAAAAGTCGACCTTGGGGCACGGAGAACCTGGGGTCGGCGGAGCCACGGAGGGCAGAGCGCCGACGAACGCACACGAAATAAACAATTTCGTCGAGGTGCTCACGACGCTCAAAGAGCTGATTGCAGCAGGCAAGATCAGGTATGTAGGATTATCCAACGAAACGGCATGGGGCACGATGAAATACCTGCACGCAGCCGAAACGAATAACCTGCCGCGGATGCAGTCAATTCAGAACGAATACAGCCTGCTCTACCGTCTGCACGAACCCGACCTCATGGAAATCTCAATACGCGAAAAGGTGGGCCTGTTGGCCTGGTCGCCGCTCGCATCGGGAATGCTCACCGGCAAATACGCGGGCGGCGCGCGGCCCACAGGCAGCCGCTGGACACTCTCGAGCCGTTTCAACCAGCGTGACACGCCGCAGGCGCACGCGGCAGTCGACCGCTATCTCGCCGTCGCGAAAAAATACAATATCGATGTTGCGCAGATGGCGATTGCTTTTGTGCTTTCGCGCCCATTCGTGACTGCAGCGATTATCGGGGCGACGAGCAGAGAGCAGCTCAAGACGAATATCGCGGCGGTAGATCTGGAACTCAGCAAAGAAGTTTTGAATGAAATCGCGGCGGTTCGCCGCGATTTCCCTATGCCTTTCTAG
- a CDS encoding phosphoenolpyruvate carboxylase, translated as MKSTDANARLQEDIGFLHGILGEVIRQREGEQFLDQVSAVLHNSAAYRSSRKNEDFEALRKQFAEFDAERAEKITRALSCYLSLVNIAEEQNKALIERGAAAGETLADLGKTFRTLKESGISKETLYDAVTNMHIELVLTAHPTEIMRRSLMQKYANIARHLEIRAYSDVPHYEQQLNTEAIRREIFGMWETDAIRKKKPTPTDEAYGGLLVFEQTLWQELPRYLREVSDLLKRETGKALPLEAVPICFASWMGGDRDGNPNVTAAVTQRAVWLAQWMAAVLYDREIDKLRFELSLRSGDEKLAALTENAHEPYRVYLKGIHNRMVSTRTRLEDLLQRGHSEVQGHYRNAGELIRELTVVYDSLIATNMHAVAEGRLTDLLRRLSVFGLHLVKLDIRQESSRHREALGAITQSLGLGNYADYPENEKIAFLCAELKERRPLIPLDLACDAEVREVLDTFSMLSRIRTESLGAYVISMARSVSDILAVQLLQKVTGRKTPLRVVPLFETINDLVNAPQILRKLFAIPEYRALIGNKQEIMIGYSDSSKDSGILTAAWNLFRCQEEIIKVAQEAGVEVTLFHGRGGTIGRGGGPSHLAILSQPPGSVEGRMRVTEQGEMIQAKFGLPTVARRSLEIYTSAVLTASLKPPPGPPQEFRDVMESLSESAAAEYRRLVYETPEFIDYFRAATPEQELGNLNIGSRPAKRRSGGSPREAHPVPREPGTSVSQGSPKEAHPVPREPGTSVSQGIDALRAIPWIFAWTQVRLMLPSWLGVGTALAKILESDKRDTLLRMRSEWYFFRSFIDLIEMVLIKSDARIAAHYDSRLVDASLQPVANQIHERLANTIRRVSEISPAGSLVAYDANLRREIEYRSLWLDPLNILQADYLMRLRKEPENEVLRRGLLLTINGIAAGLKNTG; from the coding sequence ATGAAAAGCACAGACGCCAACGCGAGACTCCAAGAAGACATCGGATTCTTGCATGGCATTCTCGGCGAAGTTATCAGACAGCGAGAGGGTGAACAATTTCTGGATCAGGTTTCTGCAGTACTGCACAACTCAGCTGCGTATCGCAGCAGCCGAAAAAATGAGGATTTCGAAGCGCTACGAAAGCAGTTTGCTGAATTTGATGCCGAGCGCGCCGAAAAGATCACGCGGGCCCTGTCGTGTTACCTCAGCCTCGTGAATATTGCCGAAGAGCAAAATAAAGCACTCATCGAACGCGGCGCAGCGGCCGGCGAAACACTTGCCGATCTCGGCAAAACTTTTCGAACTCTAAAAGAATCGGGCATCTCCAAAGAGACGCTGTACGATGCCGTGACCAATATGCATATTGAGCTTGTACTCACGGCGCACCCCACTGAAATCATGCGGCGCTCGCTCATGCAAAAATATGCGAACATAGCGCGCCACCTCGAAATTCGCGCGTATAGCGACGTGCCGCACTATGAGCAGCAACTGAACACCGAAGCGATTCGGCGCGAGATTTTCGGCATGTGGGAAACCGACGCAATCCGAAAGAAAAAGCCTACGCCGACAGATGAGGCCTATGGCGGCCTTCTGGTTTTTGAGCAAACCCTCTGGCAAGAGCTGCCCAGATATTTGCGCGAAGTTTCAGACCTGCTGAAACGAGAAACAGGCAAGGCGCTGCCGCTTGAGGCAGTGCCGATCTGTTTCGCGTCGTGGATGGGTGGCGACCGCGATGGTAACCCCAACGTCACGGCGGCCGTCACGCAACGCGCGGTTTGGCTCGCCCAGTGGATGGCCGCGGTGCTTTACGACCGTGAAATTGACAAACTGCGCTTTGAACTTTCGCTACGCTCAGGCGACGAGAAACTCGCGGCACTAACCGAAAATGCGCACGAGCCCTACCGGGTTTACCTAAAGGGCATTCACAACCGCATGGTTTCGACGCGCACCCGGCTCGAAGACCTGTTGCAGCGCGGTCATTCAGAAGTTCAGGGCCACTACCGAAATGCGGGCGAGCTGATTCGCGAACTCACCGTGGTGTATGACTCGCTGATCGCCACCAATATGCACGCCGTTGCCGAAGGGCGTCTCACCGACCTGTTACGACGACTCTCGGTCTTCGGCCTGCATTTGGTGAAGCTCGATATTCGGCAAGAGTCTTCACGCCACCGCGAGGCGCTCGGCGCCATCACACAGAGCCTCGGGCTCGGAAACTATGCAGATTACCCCGAGAATGAAAAGATTGCATTCCTTTGCGCCGAACTCAAAGAGCGTCGCCCGCTGATACCGCTCGACCTCGCCTGCGATGCAGAGGTGCGCGAGGTGCTCGATACCTTCTCAATGCTTTCCCGCATTCGAACTGAATCATTGGGCGCGTATGTCATATCGATGGCGAGAAGCGTCTCTGATATTCTCGCCGTGCAGCTTTTGCAGAAGGTGACAGGGCGCAAAACACCGCTGCGCGTGGTACCGCTGTTCGAGACCATCAACGACCTGGTGAATGCTCCACAGATTCTGCGTAAGCTGTTCGCGATACCCGAGTACCGTGCGCTCATAGGCAACAAACAGGAAATCATGATCGGCTACTCAGACAGCTCGAAAGATTCGGGAATTCTCACCGCCGCCTGGAACCTTTTTCGCTGCCAAGAAGAGATCATCAAAGTTGCACAAGAAGCAGGCGTTGAAGTCACGCTCTTTCACGGGCGAGGCGGCACTATTGGCCGTGGAGGCGGCCCCTCGCACCTGGCGATACTTTCGCAGCCGCCGGGTTCTGTCGAGGGCCGCATGCGGGTAACGGAACAGGGTGAAATGATTCAGGCAAAATTCGGATTGCCCACCGTCGCGCGCCGCAGCCTCGAAATCTACACGAGCGCTGTGCTCACCGCAAGTCTGAAACCCCCGCCGGGGCCGCCGCAAGAATTTCGCGATGTCATGGAATCGCTTTCTGAAAGCGCGGCGGCCGAATACAGAAGACTCGTGTACGAAACACCCGAATTCATCGATTATTTCAGAGCGGCGACACCCGAACAAGAACTGGGAAATCTGAACATAGGCTCAAGGCCCGCAAAACGTCGCTCCGGCGGTTCGCCCCGAGAGGCACATCCTGTGCCGCGCGAACCCGGGACATCCGTGTCCCAAGGTTCGCCCAAAGAAGCACATCCGGTGCCGCGCGAACCCGGGACATCCGTGTCCCAAGGAATAGACGCACTGCGCGCGATACCGTGGATCTTTGCCTGGACGCAGGTGCGTCTCATGTTGCCGTCGTGGCTGGGCGTGGGCACTGCGCTCGCCAAAATTCTCGAATCAGACAAGCGCGATACATTACTGCGTATGCGCAGTGAATGGTATTTCTTTCGGTCGTTCATCGATTTGATCGAAATGGTACTCATTAAATCTGACGCGCGCATCGCCGCGCACTACGACAGCCGGCTTGTCGACGCCTCTCTGCAGCCTGTGGCGAACCAGATTCACGAGCGCCTCGCGAATACCATTCGCCGTGTTAGCGAAATTTCACCTGCTGGCAGCCTTGTTGCATACGATGCGAATTTACGGCGCGAAATCGAATACCGCTCACTCTGGCTCGACCCGCTCAATATTCTGCAGGCCGATTACCTGATGCGGCTGAGAAAAGAACCTGAGAACGAAGTTTTGCGGCGCGGTCTTTTGCTTACCATAAACGGTATAGCGGCGGGACTCAAGAATACCGGTTGA